A section of the Longimicrobiales bacterium genome encodes:
- a CDS encoding AMIN domain-containing protein has translation MSIFALWVSTLLAFGVSVTEVTIIPMASQTSVLIAMDGEVSYRDFTLEAPHRLVLDLMGAQHALSADDFAAVNRGGIVSMRTSQYSDDVVRIVLDLDRELGYSVIPDQRGLRISLENPMGDFEPWSSARIARPFDPAEIVFAPQSSQVQEARRISATWMEAPVNDVLLAFAAFSGKSVVPSSNVTGFVTADINDQPWDIALRYILQGQGLKAEESSEGIIRVDKISDLKDREGIEKILTHRHRISHGTADETNAAVTAFLRERGSSTGSTATNTLVVSDIARVQDAIAGLLGQFDIETRQVSVVVIEVTGASNQAGTDSVKVTIIR, from the coding sequence ATGTCGATTTTTGCTCTATGGGTGAGCACGCTCCTGGCATTCGGCGTGTCCGTCACCGAGGTGACGATCATCCCGATGGCGTCGCAGACGAGCGTCCTCATTGCGATGGACGGGGAAGTTTCCTATCGAGACTTCACCTTGGAGGCACCACACCGGCTGGTGCTCGACCTCATGGGTGCACAGCATGCGCTGTCGGCGGATGACTTCGCCGCAGTGAACCGAGGTGGGATTGTCTCGATGCGGACGAGCCAGTATTCAGACGACGTTGTTCGAATCGTCTTAGATCTAGACCGTGAGCTTGGGTACAGCGTGATCCCGGATCAGCGGGGCCTTCGAATCTCTCTTGAAAACCCGATGGGAGATTTCGAGCCGTGGTCCTCTGCCCGGATCGCGCGTCCGTTCGATCCGGCCGAGATAGTCTTTGCGCCGCAGTCCTCGCAGGTGCAGGAAGCGCGACGGATCTCCGCCACATGGATGGAAGCACCCGTCAATGACGTACTCCTCGCGTTCGCCGCATTCTCCGGGAAGTCGGTCGTACCGAGCTCCAATGTGACTGGCTTCGTAACCGCGGACATTAACGATCAGCCCTGGGATATCGCCCTCAGGTACATCTTGCAGGGCCAAGGCCTCAAAGCTGAAGAGTCGTCCGAAGGAATCATCCGGGTCGACAAGATCTCTGATTTGAAGGATCGGGAGGGGATCGAGAAGATCCTGACTCATCGCCACCGAATCTCACACGGCACCGCCGATGAGACGAATGCGGCTGTGACCGCATTCCTGCGGGAGCGCGGTAGTTCGACGGGCAGCACCGCTACGAACACGCTCGTAGTTTCTGATATCGCACGCGTTCAGGATGCCATCGCGGGGTTGTTAGGGCAGTTCGACATCGAGACACGCCAGGTCTCTGTTGTGGTCATCGAAGTGACAGGTGCCTCAAATCAGGCCGGTACCGACTCGGTGAAGGTGACGATTATTCGATAG
- the aroC gene encoding chorismate synthase, producing the protein MARITFHTAGESHGRALTALTEGIPAGLDLDVVRDINPELKRRQAGYGRGRRMQIESDQVELLSGVRLGETLGSPISMLIWNRDWENWTTAMSPTTPAEGENPKALRPHYLPRPGHADLVGAFKYDRRDVRDVLERASARETAARVACGAVARRMLTEAGISLGSHVTSIGGVEADVGSPPQGLNEESDSSPVRCLDSAAAEAMMEEIDRAKERGDTLGGVFEVVATGLPVGLGSYVSWDRRLDGRLAQAVMSIQAVKGVDLGIGFAGAMRSGSEVHDPIVRDTAKLRSGGIGRASNRAGGLEGGVTTGEPLVVRGAMKPISTLRKPLASVDLRDGAVGDAAVERSDVCAVPAAGVVAESMVALVLADALLEKFGGDSMGELMRNMDGYLDNLRRRGFGPR; encoded by the coding sequence ATGGCCCGGATCACATTCCATACGGCTGGTGAATCTCACGGACGGGCGCTTACAGCCTTGACCGAAGGGATCCCTGCGGGTCTGGATCTTGATGTTGTTAGAGACATCAATCCGGAACTGAAACGACGTCAGGCAGGCTACGGTCGCGGTCGCCGCATGCAAATCGAGTCCGACCAGGTCGAACTCCTAAGTGGTGTGCGCCTAGGGGAGACCCTCGGCTCGCCAATTTCGATGTTGATCTGGAATCGGGACTGGGAGAACTGGACGACTGCTATGAGCCCGACCACCCCGGCTGAAGGTGAGAACCCCAAAGCTCTGAGACCCCACTATCTGCCGCGTCCAGGACATGCGGACTTGGTCGGAGCGTTCAAATATGACCGCCGGGATGTCAGGGATGTTTTGGAACGCGCCAGCGCGCGAGAGACGGCCGCTCGGGTGGCGTGTGGCGCCGTGGCCCGGCGGATGTTGACGGAGGCAGGGATCAGCCTCGGAAGCCATGTCACGTCCATTGGCGGTGTGGAGGCTGACGTCGGTTCACCCCCCCAGGGCCTCAACGAGGAATCGGACAGCAGCCCCGTGCGATGCCTGGACTCCGCAGCTGCAGAGGCGATGATGGAGGAGATCGACAGAGCCAAGGAGCGGGGGGACACACTGGGTGGTGTGTTCGAGGTGGTGGCTACGGGTCTTCCGGTGGGCTTGGGGAGCTACGTCTCATGGGATCGGCGCCTAGACGGTCGACTCGCCCAGGCGGTTATGTCCATTCAGGCCGTGAAAGGTGTCGATCTGGGTATTGGATTTGCCGGGGCGATGAGATCTGGGTCCGAGGTTCACGACCCCATCGTTCGAGATACCGCCAAGCTACGATCAGGAGGAATCGGGCGCGCATCGAATCGTGCGGGCGGGCTCGAGGGTGGTGTGACGACAGGAGAACCGCTCGTGGTCAGGGGAGCTATGAAGCCGATCTCTACCCTTCGCAAGCCGCTTGCCAGCGTTGATCTAAGGGACGGTGCGGTCGGCGACGCCGCGGTAGAGCGCAGTGACGTCTGCGCCGTGCCGGCCGCCGGTGTGGTTGCCGAGTCCATGGTCGCGCTCGTTCTCGCGGATGCACTCCTCGAGAAATTCGGTGGAGACTCGATGGGTGAACTCATGCGCAACATGGACGGGTATCTGGACAACCTTCGACGGCGAGGCTTCGGCCCACGTTGA
- a CDS encoding shikimate kinase, which translates to MSRVLLIGFMGAGKTEVGKALADSLGWHFSDFDQVVELDAGETIAQIFDKEGEVGFRRREADVGRRLLAEPEVVLATGGGWASEEGRVRAVPPGTVTVWLDVTAPEALRRTREGGLTRPLLVGGDIAEYVAELMKIRTPFYSEAQYRVDTEGSTVEDVTARILKILANHHHKISAE; encoded by the coding sequence GTGTCGCGTGTTTTACTGATCGGCTTCATGGGTGCCGGCAAGACGGAGGTCGGCAAGGCACTCGCCGACTCCCTCGGTTGGCACTTTTCCGATTTTGATCAGGTGGTTGAGCTGGACGCAGGGGAGACCATCGCTCAGATATTCGACAAGGAAGGAGAAGTTGGCTTCAGGCGGCGTGAGGCCGATGTCGGCCGCAGACTGCTGGCTGAGCCGGAGGTTGTTCTGGCCACGGGGGGAGGTTGGGCGTCCGAGGAGGGTCGTGTGCGTGCTGTGCCGCCGGGTACGGTGACTGTTTGGCTGGACGTCACCGCTCCGGAGGCGCTCCGTCGAACGAGAGAGGGAGGCCTGACCCGACCGTTACTTGTTGGCGGTGACATCGCGGAATACGTCGCTGAGCTGATGAAAATTCGGACTCCATTTTACTCCGAGGCACAGTACAGAGTGGACACGGAGGGCTCGACCGTAGAAGATGTCACGGCGCGGATCCTGAAGATCCTCGCGAATCACCATCACAAGATCAGCGCTGAATGA
- the topA gene encoding type I DNA topoisomerase yields MSDNGDKYLVIVESPAKTRTIGKYLGPNYQVEASVGHVRDLPTKELGVDVDHDFEPTYVTIRGAGPVLTKLKKAAKEVDSIILATDPDREGEAIAYHVAEQLGYKKNPERFQRVIFREITKAAVQKAIENPEELDLKKFEAQQARRILDRLVGYKVSPLLWKPIRPGLSAGRVQTVALRVICEREDEIKAFDQEEYWSITAQLERAEQPFDAKLHQIDGKSFTIDNEATATAAVDAVRAVPFSVTSVKRRERRKNPTAPFSTSTLQQAAAKGLRFSAKRTMSNAQRLYEGQEMGSRGQLGLITYMRTDSTRVAPSAVEQARTWVKDEFGDDYVPAAPNLYGGKKQRAAQDAHEAIRPTDVTILPSEVEQYVEPDQAKMYELIWLRFVSSQMSPAIYDTTTADFDLKGVDGKAYLYRSTGSIVKFQGFTRLYLEATEAGEKRRLDDLEPLPELNEGDGADTKGIEPRQHFTQPPPRYSEASLVKELEKQGIGRPSTYASIISLLLSRKYVELEQRRFHPTDLGEVVAKLLVRVLPNIFDVEFTSRMEDELDRVEDGEVEWRVLLADFYPGMMERIKAGEKESDSIIKEILAAEGEVCDKCGKPMLVRWNRYGRFLGCSGYPDCQSTRSLDGFNPEGEELGVHPVEGRTVRLKYGPYGPYVELDAETEDAKPKRVSVPKEKEPTDVDFDYALKLLLLPRSVGVDPATGNEIVAGIGRFGPFVRSGKVFASLAVTEELWTVTVEEAVELVKAKLPLKELGPHPETGDDVVVKPGRFGPYVTDGNVNATLPKGAEPEEVDMAMAVELLAEKAKRGGGRGRRGAKKKAAPKRKPAKKKTAAKKKAAPKRKPAKKKTAPKKKAATEADG; encoded by the coding sequence ATGAGCGATAACGGCGACAAATATCTCGTCATCGTCGAGTCCCCCGCGAAAACGAGGACCATCGGCAAATACCTCGGCCCGAACTATCAGGTCGAGGCTTCGGTGGGGCACGTACGTGATTTGCCGACGAAAGAGTTGGGTGTCGACGTCGATCACGATTTTGAGCCGACCTATGTGACGATTCGAGGCGCCGGCCCGGTTCTGACCAAGCTTAAGAAAGCGGCCAAAGAGGTCGACTCGATCATTCTCGCGACCGATCCGGATCGTGAAGGCGAGGCGATCGCGTATCACGTCGCAGAACAGCTTGGATATAAGAAGAACCCTGAGCGTTTCCAACGTGTGATCTTCCGCGAGATCACGAAGGCTGCGGTTCAGAAGGCCATCGAGAACCCGGAGGAATTAGATCTCAAGAAGTTCGAAGCGCAGCAGGCCCGGCGTATTCTCGACAGGCTCGTGGGGTACAAAGTCAGCCCGCTTCTCTGGAAACCGATCAGGCCCGGACTGTCGGCGGGTCGAGTGCAAACCGTGGCGCTCCGCGTCATCTGTGAGCGAGAAGACGAGATTAAGGCGTTCGACCAGGAAGAGTACTGGTCCATCACGGCTCAGCTGGAGCGAGCCGAGCAGCCATTCGACGCCAAGCTCCATCAGATCGACGGCAAATCGTTCACGATCGACAATGAGGCCACCGCCACCGCCGCCGTTGACGCGGTGCGCGCGGTGCCTTTCTCGGTCACGAGCGTAAAGCGCAGAGAACGTAGGAAGAATCCGACCGCGCCGTTCAGTACTTCGACGCTTCAACAGGCGGCGGCCAAGGGCCTGCGCTTTTCGGCGAAGCGAACCATGTCGAACGCGCAGCGCCTGTACGAGGGGCAGGAGATGGGCTCCCGCGGACAGCTGGGTCTCATCACCTATATGAGAACCGACTCCACACGAGTGGCGCCGTCAGCTGTGGAGCAGGCGAGGACCTGGGTGAAGGATGAGTTTGGTGACGACTACGTCCCCGCCGCTCCGAATCTGTACGGTGGGAAGAAGCAGCGCGCCGCCCAGGACGCCCACGAAGCGATTCGTCCGACGGACGTCACGATCCTGCCGAGTGAGGTCGAGCAGTACGTTGAGCCTGATCAGGCCAAAATGTACGAGCTCATCTGGCTGCGTTTTGTCTCGAGTCAGATGTCTCCTGCCATATACGACACCACCACGGCTGACTTCGACCTGAAGGGCGTGGACGGCAAGGCGTATCTGTACCGTTCCACCGGATCGATTGTGAAGTTCCAAGGCTTCACCCGGCTGTACCTGGAAGCCACGGAGGCAGGTGAGAAGCGTCGTCTGGATGACCTCGAGCCGCTACCCGAGCTTAACGAGGGCGATGGCGCGGACACGAAGGGTATCGAGCCCCGTCAGCACTTCACGCAGCCGCCGCCCCGCTACTCCGAAGCGAGTCTGGTCAAGGAACTGGAGAAGCAGGGGATTGGCCGGCCGTCTACATACGCGTCGATCATTTCTCTCCTTTTGTCTCGAAAATACGTCGAGCTGGAGCAACGCCGATTCCACCCGACCGACTTGGGTGAGGTCGTCGCGAAGCTGCTCGTTCGAGTGCTGCCGAATATTTTCGATGTAGAGTTCACGAGTCGAATGGAAGACGAACTCGACCGAGTGGAAGATGGCGAGGTCGAGTGGCGAGTTCTCCTCGCGGACTTCTATCCGGGCATGATGGAGCGCATTAAGGCCGGCGAGAAGGAGTCCGACAGCATTATCAAGGAGATCTTGGCTGCCGAAGGGGAGGTCTGCGACAAGTGTGGCAAGCCGATGCTCGTCCGCTGGAATCGGTACGGCCGCTTCCTTGGCTGCTCCGGTTACCCGGATTGCCAGAGCACCCGCTCTCTCGACGGATTCAATCCCGAGGGAGAGGAACTCGGCGTGCACCCGGTAGAGGGACGTACCGTGCGACTCAAGTATGGCCCGTATGGCCCTTACGTTGAGCTCGACGCAGAAACCGAGGACGCGAAGCCGAAAAGGGTAAGTGTCCCGAAGGAAAAAGAGCCGACTGACGTCGACTTTGACTACGCCCTGAAGCTGCTGCTGCTTCCGCGTTCCGTAGGCGTCGATCCCGCGACGGGGAATGAGATCGTCGCGGGCATTGGACGCTTCGGTCCCTTTGTAAGGAGCGGAAAAGTATTCGCGAGCCTAGCAGTGACCGAGGAACTGTGGACCGTGACCGTGGAAGAGGCGGTTGAGCTCGTAAAGGCGAAGCTTCCGCTCAAGGAGTTGGGCCCACACCCGGAGACCGGCGATGATGTGGTGGTGAAGCCCGGCCGATTCGGGCCCTATGTTACCGACGGAAACGTCAACGCCACGCTCCCGAAGGGTGCGGAGCCCGAAGAGGTGGACATGGCGATGGCGGTTGAGCTGCTCGCTGAGAAGGCCAAGCGTGGCGGCGGGCGGGGACGCAGGGGTGCGAAGAAGAAGGCCGCACCTAAGCGGAAGCCCGCCAAGAAGAAGACTGCCGCGAAGAAGAAGGCCGCACCTAAGCGGAAGCCCGCCAAGAAGAAGACTGCTCCGAAAAAGAAAGCCGCGACGGAAGCCGACGGGTGA
- the trmFO gene encoding methylenetetrahydrofolate--tRNA-(uracil(54)-C(5))-methyltransferase (FADH(2)-oxidizing) TrmFO translates to MSDVTVVGGGLAGCEAALQLAGTGHSVRLVEMRPEKGTEAHQSDRLGELVCTNSFKSEAPENAHGQLKREMRSLGSVLLRSADATKVAAGSALAVDRQLFAAAMTDAVESEPAIEIVREECSVIPDGPTIIATGPLTSGALYKSIESALGDGGLAFFDAIAPIVHRDSLDDSIVFAAGRFDEDADYLNCPMDQPEYEAFIVALNAGEAHAGHDWDAVPYFEACLPIEVSSSRGAETLRFGPMKPIGLTDPRTGDRPWAVVQLRREDRAGQMWNMVGFQTRLRTGEQRRIFSMIPGLAEAEFLRWGSIHRNSYLNFPERLTEYGALRDRPDVVFAGQLTGVEGYTESAASGILAGLNMNRLLSGEDPVVPPPTTMMGGLYRYLRDAAPGRFQPMNSNWGLVDPLPRRVKNKKEKRVVLAKRAQEDFLAWMSANGFEVADDAPAYPPVPVTEPAAIDAEPAPAG, encoded by the coding sequence GTGAGCGACGTCACTGTGGTCGGTGGGGGACTCGCCGGCTGCGAGGCCGCGCTGCAGCTGGCGGGGACGGGGCATTCGGTGCGCTTGGTTGAGATGCGTCCTGAAAAGGGCACTGAGGCCCACCAGTCCGACCGGTTGGGTGAGCTGGTGTGCACCAACTCGTTCAAGAGCGAGGCGCCGGAGAACGCACACGGACAGCTCAAGCGTGAGATGCGATCGCTGGGCTCTGTTCTGCTTCGCTCCGCTGATGCCACCAAGGTGGCTGCCGGCTCCGCTCTCGCAGTGGACCGCCAACTGTTCGCGGCAGCGATGACGGACGCGGTGGAGTCGGAACCAGCGATTGAGATCGTCAGGGAGGAGTGTTCTGTGATTCCCGATGGGCCGACGATCATCGCTACCGGCCCGCTTACCTCCGGCGCGCTCTACAAGTCGATCGAATCGGCGCTCGGCGATGGCGGACTGGCTTTCTTCGATGCGATCGCGCCCATCGTGCATCGGGACAGCCTCGATGATTCGATCGTCTTTGCGGCCGGCCGGTTTGATGAAGATGCAGATTACCTGAATTGCCCGATGGATCAGCCCGAGTACGAGGCCTTCATCGTTGCGTTGAACGCGGGGGAGGCCCACGCCGGTCATGACTGGGATGCCGTTCCATACTTTGAAGCCTGTCTCCCGATCGAGGTGAGTAGTTCGCGCGGAGCCGAGACGCTCCGCTTCGGGCCCATGAAGCCGATCGGGCTGACGGACCCCCGAACCGGCGACCGGCCGTGGGCGGTTGTGCAGCTCCGCCGAGAAGACCGGGCCGGGCAGATGTGGAACATGGTCGGTTTCCAGACCCGCCTTCGCACCGGAGAGCAGCGTCGCATCTTCTCCATGATCCCGGGGTTGGCCGAGGCTGAATTTCTCCGGTGGGGTTCGATCCACCGGAACAGCTATCTGAACTTTCCGGAACGCCTCACTGAGTACGGTGCACTCCGCGACCGTCCCGACGTCGTGTTCGCCGGGCAGCTGACGGGTGTCGAGGGATACACGGAGTCCGCCGCCAGTGGGATACTGGCCGGTTTGAATATGAACCGGCTGTTGTCTGGGGAAGATCCTGTTGTTCCGCCGCCGACCACGATGATGGGTGGGCTCTACAGGTATCTGCGAGATGCCGCACCCGGCCGCTTCCAGCCGATGAATTCGAACTGGGGCCTAGTCGATCCGCTACCGCGCCGGGTCAAGAACAAGAAAGAGAAACGGGTCGTGCTCGCGAAGCGTGCTCAGGAGGACTTTTTGGCCTGGATGAGCGCCAACGGTTTCGAGGTGGCCGACGACGCACCTGCCTATCCCCCGGTGCCCGTGACCGAGCCCGCAGCCATAGACGCGGAGCCGGCGCCCGCCGGCTGA
- a CDS encoding tyrosine recombinase XerC, translating into MTPRRPEVSEFLRHLADERQLAENTTKAYARDLSELEAFLSDYLGREGWSWDDPEIDRLALRAFLGWCGRKGWAKRTTARKLATARTFFAFLHLEERIPVNPGRTVRAPKLEKRLPGHLTSGDIATVFDFAEAGAAENTLAGTRTLLILEMAYGSGLRLSEIYDIDEGSIDRKSGQVRVMGKGSKERIVPVTSSALRALDRYENRRGEVIASDETALLVNAKGGRLSRRSIQTAVRSCLEKSAGASGLSTHSLRHSFATHLMEAGADLLAVKELLGHVSLSTTQIYTHTSKERLLRVYKDAHPRSD; encoded by the coding sequence GTGACCCCTCGTCGCCCTGAGGTCTCGGAGTTCCTCCGTCATCTCGCCGACGAGCGTCAGCTCGCCGAGAACACGACAAAGGCCTACGCCCGCGACCTGAGCGAACTCGAGGCGTTCCTCAGCGACTACCTCGGGCGAGAGGGCTGGAGCTGGGACGATCCTGAGATCGATCGACTGGCGCTTCGTGCGTTTCTGGGATGGTGTGGCCGGAAGGGATGGGCCAAGCGCACGACCGCGCGAAAACTTGCGACGGCGCGCACCTTTTTCGCCTTCCTTCATCTAGAGGAGCGGATACCGGTGAATCCGGGTCGCACGGTGCGGGCTCCCAAACTCGAGAAGAGGTTACCCGGCCACCTGACGAGCGGAGATATAGCAACCGTCTTCGACTTCGCCGAGGCGGGGGCGGCTGAAAACACACTCGCAGGGACGCGTACGCTTCTCATACTTGAGATGGCGTACGGAAGTGGGCTGAGACTTTCAGAGATCTACGACATCGACGAGGGCTCGATCGATCGAAAGTCGGGGCAAGTACGTGTCATGGGGAAGGGGTCTAAGGAGCGAATCGTCCCCGTGACGAGTTCGGCGCTTCGAGCACTGGACCGGTACGAGAATCGCCGCGGAGAGGTCATTGCTTCCGATGAGACGGCGCTGCTCGTGAACGCGAAGGGCGGTCGACTGTCTCGCAGGTCCATTCAGACCGCGGTCCGCAGCTGCCTCGAGAAGTCTGCGGGCGCGAGTGGCCTCTCCACGCATTCGTTGAGGCACAGCTTTGCGACCCATCTCATGGAGGCCGGTGCGGACCTTCTCGCGGTTAAGGAGCTTCTCGGGCACGTATCCCTTTCCACCACGCAGATTTACACGCACACGAGCAAGGAGCGCCTTCTTCGGGTATACAAGGACGCCCATCCGCGCTCCGACTGA
- the hslV gene encoding ATP-dependent protease subunit HslV, which translates to MSLPEVRATTVLAVRKDGAVAMGGDGQVTMGDTVVKNTARKVRVLMDGRIIAGFAGAVADAFTLFEKLEEKLERYPANMPKAVVELAKDWRMDRYLRRLDALLAVADSDHLFLVSGNGDVIEPDDDVIAIGSGGSYALAAARALMEHSELAAPLIVRNALEIAGDICIYTNRDIVVLELGADEGDEG; encoded by the coding sequence ATGAGTCTGCCCGAAGTTCGTGCCACCACCGTACTCGCCGTTCGAAAGGACGGAGCAGTTGCCATGGGAGGCGACGGCCAGGTCACGATGGGAGATACCGTTGTGAAGAATACCGCCCGAAAGGTGCGCGTCCTCATGGACGGTCGCATCATCGCGGGCTTCGCTGGCGCGGTCGCTGATGCGTTTACCCTGTTCGAGAAGCTTGAGGAGAAGCTGGAGCGTTATCCGGCAAACATGCCGAAGGCCGTGGTCGAGCTGGCCAAGGATTGGCGCATGGACCGCTATCTCCGTCGACTCGATGCGCTCCTGGCGGTTGCCGACTCCGACCACCTCTTCCTCGTGTCTGGAAACGGTGACGTCATCGAGCCCGATGACGATGTGATCGCGATCGGCTCGGGGGGTTCGTATGCCCTCGCCGCAGCGAGAGCATTGATGGAGCATTCGGAACTCGCCGCACCTCTGATCGTGCGAAACGCACTCGAGATCGCTGGAGATATCTGTATCTACACCAACCGTGACATCGTCGTCCTGGAACTGGGCGCGGATGAGGGAGACGAGGGATGA
- the hslU gene encoding ATP-dependent protease ATPase subunit HslU, whose translation MTTDALERSEESPPVTPQGAEEEVPWLDELTPRQIVGELDKYIVGQADAKKAVAIVLRNRWRRQRVEEEMRDEIAPNNLILIGPTGVGKTEIARRLARLAGAPFLKVEASKFTEVGYVGRDVESMIRDLVDISINLVRADREYEVQGTAEDRTHEKLLDLLLPAANPEPVQQEGEGVSVFVAGPQGVEAQDPEGVEERRARTREKLSKLLKDGKLEEREVEIEVTQSTSIDGMMIPMGGGEGMDHNFTEMLQDLLPKKKKRRTVSVAEARRILMQDELDKLVDMDEVVSDALYRAEEMGIIFLDEIDKVAGTRGGQGPDVSREGVQRDLLPIVEGSTVTTKYGLVRTDHILFIAAGAFHVSKPSDLIPELQGRFPIRVELQTLGEAEFIRILTEPKNALIDQYKALIETEGASIEFLEEGVEEIARVAMELNDRMENIGARRLRTVLTTVLEDVMFELPETSADGVLVDRTFVQDRLKGVAEDEDLSRYIL comes from the coding sequence ATGACGACCGACGCCCTAGAGCGTAGCGAGGAATCCCCACCGGTGACGCCCCAAGGTGCCGAAGAAGAGGTGCCGTGGCTCGATGAGTTGACCCCCCGACAGATTGTCGGAGAGCTCGACAAGTACATCGTGGGACAGGCCGACGCGAAGAAGGCGGTTGCGATCGTGCTCCGCAATCGCTGGCGGCGTCAGCGCGTCGAGGAAGAGATGCGCGACGAGATTGCACCCAATAACCTGATCCTTATCGGACCGACCGGCGTCGGAAAGACCGAGATCGCCCGTCGTCTGGCCCGTCTTGCGGGTGCTCCATTCCTCAAGGTGGAAGCGTCGAAGTTCACGGAAGTCGGATATGTCGGCCGAGACGTCGAGTCCATGATTCGTGACCTCGTCGACATCTCCATCAATCTTGTTCGAGCCGATCGGGAGTACGAGGTGCAGGGAACCGCTGAGGATCGCACGCACGAGAAGTTGCTCGATCTGCTTCTCCCCGCTGCGAATCCGGAACCGGTGCAACAGGAAGGGGAGGGCGTCAGTGTTTTCGTGGCGGGGCCGCAGGGAGTCGAGGCCCAGGATCCTGAGGGGGTCGAGGAGCGTCGCGCCCGGACTCGGGAGAAGCTCAGTAAGCTCCTGAAGGACGGGAAGTTGGAAGAGCGAGAGGTCGAAATTGAAGTCACGCAGTCGACATCCATCGATGGCATGATGATTCCGATGGGTGGCGGTGAAGGAATGGACCACAACTTCACCGAGATGCTTCAGGACCTGCTCCCGAAGAAAAAGAAGCGCCGGACAGTGTCGGTTGCGGAGGCCCGTCGCATCCTCATGCAGGATGAGCTGGACAAGCTCGTCGACATGGATGAGGTGGTGAGTGACGCGCTGTACCGTGCGGAGGAAATGGGCATCATCTTCCTCGACGAGATCGACAAGGTCGCGGGGACGCGGGGCGGCCAGGGGCCGGACGTAAGTCGTGAGGGGGTGCAGCGCGATCTGCTTCCGATCGTCGAAGGTTCGACGGTCACCACGAAATACGGACTGGTTCGGACCGACCACATCCTCTTCATCGCGGCTGGGGCGTTCCACGTCTCCAAGCCGTCAGACCTGATCCCGGAACTACAGGGTCGATTCCCGATTCGTGTCGAGTTGCAGACGCTCGGTGAGGCTGAGTTCATCAGGATTTTGACCGAGCCGAAGAATGCGTTGATCGATCAGTACAAGGCACTTATAGAGACCGAAGGCGCCTCGATCGAGTTCTTGGAGGAAGGAGTCGAGGAGATCGCGCGGGTCGCAATGGAACTGAACGATCGCATGGAGAACATCGGTGCCCGGCGGCTCCGGACCGTCCTGACCACCGTACTTGAAGACGTCATGTTCGAACTGCCGGAGACCTCAGCGGACGGAGTCCTTGTCGACCGCACTTTTGTCCAAGATCGCCTGAAGGGCGTGGCCGAAGATGAGGATCTCAGCCGCTACATCCTTTAG